A genomic stretch from Edaphobacter aggregans includes:
- a CDS encoding cupin domain-containing protein yields MKNLNRRDLCVALSAFAAMGSVSASAQAQAQAMPGEKVLSTPGAFPFDSLTPKKTENGVTRPVIQGVLPTGEAVELHETTLLPGHMPHPAHKHRHSEFMMIREGTIEFDNDGKKERVGPGGVIFAASGIMHGIKNVGDAPANYFVIAIGRESPMTPVEGTAR; encoded by the coding sequence ATGAAAAATTTGAACCGTCGTGACCTTTGTGTCGCCCTCTCCGCATTTGCGGCGATGGGCAGTGTTTCAGCTTCGGCTCAGGCACAAGCGCAGGCAATGCCCGGCGAAAAGGTGCTATCCACACCCGGAGCCTTTCCCTTCGACTCGCTAACGCCGAAGAAGACCGAGAACGGCGTAACGCGTCCGGTAATCCAGGGAGTCTTGCCCACAGGTGAAGCCGTAGAGCTGCATGAGACAACCCTCCTACCCGGCCATATGCCCCACCCAGCCCACAAGCACCGCCACTCCGAATTCATGATGATCCGCGAGGGCACAATCGAGTTCGACAACGACGGCAAGAAGGAACGCGTAGGCCCCGGAGGCGTAATCTTCGCCGCCTCAGGCATCATGCACGGAATAAAAAACGTAGGCGACGCCCCGGCAAACTACTTCGTAATCGCCATCGGGCGCGAGTCTCCGATGACCCCGGTTGAGGGTACAGCTCGCTAA
- a CDS encoding YajQ family cyclic di-GMP-binding protein: protein MASDNSFDVVSKVELQEVKNAIEQASKEVHARFDLKDSKSKIELEGTDAIQLASASEYTLKAVIEILSQKLVKRGVSLKNLEFEKLEPAANSSVRQKIKLVQGIPSEKAKIIVAAIKDSKKKAQASIQGDTVRVVSKDRDTLQEVMALLRGKDIGVELQFTNFRSN, encoded by the coding sequence ATGGCATCCGACAACAGCTTCGACGTAGTCAGTAAAGTAGAACTTCAGGAAGTAAAGAACGCCATCGAACAAGCCTCCAAAGAGGTTCACGCCCGCTTCGACCTCAAGGACTCCAAGTCAAAGATCGAACTCGAAGGCACCGACGCCATCCAGCTAGCCTCAGCCAGCGAGTACACCCTCAAGGCCGTCATCGAGATCCTCTCCCAGAAGCTAGTCAAGCGCGGAGTCTCCCTCAAAAACCTGGAGTTCGAAAAGCTCGAGCCCGCCGCCAACTCCTCCGTCCGCCAGAAGATCAAACTAGTCCAGGGCATTCCCTCCGAAAAAGCCAAGATCATCGTCGCCGCCATCAAGGATTCCAAGAAAAAGGCTCAGGCCAGCATCCAGGGCGACACCGTCCGTGTCGTCAGCAAAGACCGTGACACCCTCCAGGAAGTCATGGCTCTGCTCCGCGGCAAAGACATCGGCGTCGAACTCCAGTTCACCAACTTCCGCAGCAACTGA
- a CDS encoding lysophospholipid acyltransferase family protein produces the protein MSEATQKDLPKEKVNLRETVEFAFVWVFVHLLRMLPRSVARGIGAAIGWVAFRLLGRLRRVGLRNLALAFPEKEEAEREKTLRAVYRNLGYLLAEFCLMPGYTAERASRFIRYEGLENYLRARDKGKGVLVLTGHLGAWELSSFYHSLMGYPMAMVIRRLDNPLVDAFVNRIRCMHGNRVIHKDDFARGLIAAMRAGQTVGFLMDTNMTPPQGVFVPFFGVMACTASGMARVAAKTGAAVVPGFLLWDEGEKKYVLRFGEELEVVHTGDAERDAVTNTACFTAIIEQYVRRYPEQWLWMHRRWKTRLDGDERIY, from the coding sequence CATCTGCTGAGGATGCTGCCTCGGAGTGTGGCGCGCGGGATCGGGGCGGCGATTGGGTGGGTTGCGTTTCGTCTGCTAGGGCGGTTGCGGCGGGTGGGGCTGCGGAATCTTGCGCTGGCGTTTCCTGAGAAGGAGGAGGCCGAGCGAGAGAAGACGCTGCGGGCGGTTTACAGGAATTTGGGGTATCTGCTGGCGGAGTTCTGCCTGATGCCGGGGTATACGGCGGAGAGGGCCAGCCGGTTTATCCGGTATGAGGGGTTGGAGAATTATTTGCGGGCGCGGGACAAGGGGAAGGGTGTTCTGGTGCTGACGGGGCATCTGGGGGCCTGGGAGCTGTCTAGCTTTTATCACTCGCTGATGGGGTATCCGATGGCGATGGTGATACGGCGGCTGGATAATCCGCTGGTGGATGCCTTTGTGAATCGGATTCGCTGCATGCATGGTAATCGGGTGATTCATAAGGATGATTTTGCGCGGGGATTGATTGCGGCGATGCGGGCGGGGCAGACGGTGGGGTTTTTGATGGATACGAATATGACTCCGCCGCAGGGGGTGTTTGTACCGTTTTTTGGGGTGATGGCTTGTACGGCTTCGGGGATGGCGCGGGTGGCGGCGAAGACGGGGGCGGCGGTGGTTCCGGGTTTTTTGTTGTGGGATGAGGGTGAGAAGAAGTATGTGCTGCGGTTTGGCGAGGAGTTGGAGGTTGTCCATACTGGCGATGCCGAGCGCGATGCGGTGACGAATACAGCTTGTTTTACGGCGATTATTGAGCAGTATGTTCGGCGGTATCCTGAGCAGTGGTTGTGGATGCATCGGCGCTGGAAGACGCGGCTGGATGGGGACGAGAGGATTTATTGA
- a CDS encoding TatD family hydrolase produces MLIDSHAHLDFYTDDREDILRRAQSAGVETILAIGIGEGPDTMHQALAFANAPSTPDLPKIYATAGIHPQEAAQATEEALAKVARLAADPKCIGIGEIGLDYYHVENPDIPVQQLAFTAQIYIASEARKPIIIHCRTSELATSQAKARFGPADAWQDTLDLITQHWAPTKLPGIMHCFSGDIEEARRSLDLGFYLSFAGNLTYPKAVAIREAAAFAPADRILVETDAPFLAPIPNRGQRNEPALVTHTAAALADLRGISPDELAVITTENFHRLFPTTR; encoded by the coding sequence ATGCTCATCGACTCCCACGCTCACCTGGACTTCTACACAGACGACCGCGAAGACATCCTCCGCCGAGCCCAATCCGCCGGCGTAGAAACCATCCTCGCCATAGGCATTGGCGAAGGCCCCGACACCATGCACCAGGCCCTCGCCTTCGCCAACGCCCCATCCACCCCCGATCTCCCCAAAATCTACGCCACCGCCGGCATCCACCCGCAAGAGGCCGCGCAAGCCACCGAGGAAGCCCTTGCCAAAGTCGCGCGACTAGCCGCCGACCCCAAATGCATCGGCATCGGTGAGATCGGCCTCGACTACTACCACGTCGAGAACCCCGACATCCCCGTCCAGCAACTAGCCTTCACCGCCCAGATATACATCGCCTCCGAAGCTCGCAAGCCCATCATCATCCACTGCCGCACCTCCGAATTAGCCACCTCGCAAGCCAAGGCCAGGTTCGGCCCCGCCGACGCCTGGCAAGACACCCTCGACCTCATCACCCAACACTGGGCCCCCACCAAACTCCCCGGCATCATGCACTGCTTCTCCGGAGACATCGAAGAAGCCCGCCGCTCCCTCGACCTCGGCTTCTACCTCTCCTTCGCCGGCAACCTCACCTACCCCAAGGCCGTCGCCATCCGCGAAGCCGCCGCCTTCGCCCCCGCCGACCGCATCCTGGTCGAGACCGACGCCCCCTTCCTCGCCCCCATCCCCAACCGAGGCCAGCGCAACGAACCCGCCCTCGTCACCCACACCGCAGCAGCCCTCGCCGACCTCCGAGGCATCTCACCAGACGAACTCGCAGTCATCACGACAGAAAATTTCCATCGCCTCTTTCCCACAACTCGCTGA
- a CDS encoding polyprenyl synthetase family protein — MSTLSSATAAEVFELLRDDLSAIEREFSSQSASKVAVITDIAQYLIAGGGKRIRPLLLLLSAKALGCTSHSRIRLGAVVEMLHTATLVHDDIIDEADTRRGRPSSNTTWGNSKCVLAGDWLYMQAFSTALEERNFHVLDLLISLTQQMVEGELLQIEKLGHLINEEEYFDLIFRKTACLFKVSMQLGAAITPHTFGDPTEIEIQLGEYGRNLGLAFQIVDDILDLTATEDVLGKPVASDLREGKATLAVIHALERGTGADREAIRTVLADRSFDRVSHPQIIEILQRHASIDYAMDTACAYAEAARQSIADLPDSEAKRALLWVPGFVTTRDR; from the coding sequence GTGAGCACCCTCTCCAGCGCGACCGCCGCCGAAGTCTTCGAACTCCTCCGCGACGACCTCTCCGCCATCGAGCGGGAGTTCTCCAGCCAATCCGCATCCAAAGTCGCTGTCATCACCGACATCGCCCAATACCTCATCGCTGGCGGCGGCAAGCGCATCCGCCCCCTGCTGCTCCTCCTCTCCGCCAAAGCCCTCGGCTGTACCAGCCACTCCCGCATCCGCCTCGGCGCCGTCGTCGAGATGCTCCACACCGCCACCCTCGTCCACGACGACATCATCGACGAGGCTGATACCCGCCGCGGCCGCCCCTCCTCCAACACCACCTGGGGCAACTCCAAGTGCGTCCTCGCCGGCGACTGGCTCTACATGCAGGCCTTCTCCACCGCACTCGAGGAGCGCAACTTCCACGTCCTCGACCTCCTCATCTCGCTCACCCAGCAGATGGTCGAAGGCGAACTCCTCCAGATCGAAAAGCTAGGCCACCTCATCAACGAAGAGGAGTACTTCGACCTCATCTTCCGCAAGACCGCCTGCCTGTTCAAAGTCTCCATGCAGCTCGGAGCGGCTATAACGCCCCACACCTTCGGCGACCCCACCGAGATCGAAATCCAACTTGGCGAATACGGCCGCAACCTTGGCCTGGCCTTCCAGATCGTCGACGACATCCTCGACCTCACCGCCACCGAAGACGTCCTCGGCAAGCCCGTAGCCAGCGACCTCCGCGAAGGTAAAGCCACCCTCGCCGTCATCCACGCCCTCGAGCGAGGCACCGGTGCCGACCGCGAAGCCATCCGCACCGTCCTCGCCGACCGCAGCTTCGACCGCGTCTCCCATCCCCAAATCATCGAGATCCTCCAGCGCCACGCCTCCATCGACTACGCCATGGACACCGCCTGCGCCTACGCCGAAGCCGCCCGCCAGAGCATAGCCGACCTACCCGACTCCGAAGCCAAACGAGCCCTACTCTGGGTCCCCGGCTTCGTCACCACCCGCGACCGTTAG
- a CDS encoding VWA domain-containing protein — protein sequence MCRLLQATLFLSFATACYAQTAPPAPQNTLHTTSRLVLVPTLVQNSANNVVYSLTASDFLLTDNGTPQKITLDDQINPPLSLVVLIQTGGAAVHQLRDYNGLETMLASLLGNPPNQVSIVNFDSRPEAASPFTSDIAQWTDAINHPDPGDSGAAIMDSLKFALDLLSHQPPTNRRAILLLSQPHDVGSKTTAKEILRITGETNTAIYTLTFSPTKTTLKDSLKESPHGNPPVQVGNGSYVAYFDLTEPMLMIVDAMRKNVSAELATLSGGEAARYDNQHQLDDQLEILANHLRNRYMLSFAPTSAQPGFHALHVSLLSHSDFTVSARTSYWLNNPSDR from the coding sequence ATGTGCAGGCTTCTCCAGGCCACTCTGTTCCTCTCGTTCGCCACAGCCTGCTACGCGCAAACGGCCCCACCCGCCCCCCAGAATACCCTGCACACAACAAGCCGCCTCGTCCTCGTTCCCACCCTTGTCCAGAACTCCGCAAACAATGTTGTCTATTCCCTCACAGCCAGCGATTTTCTCCTCACAGACAACGGCACCCCACAAAAGATCACGCTCGACGACCAAATCAATCCACCGCTCTCCCTCGTCGTCCTCATCCAGACCGGCGGAGCAGCCGTCCACCAACTCCGTGACTACAACGGTCTCGAAACCATGCTGGCCTCGCTCCTCGGTAATCCGCCAAACCAGGTCTCCATCGTCAACTTCGACAGCCGCCCCGAAGCCGCCTCCCCCTTCACCTCCGACATCGCCCAGTGGACCGACGCCATCAACCATCCCGACCCCGGCGACTCCGGTGCCGCCATCATGGACAGCCTCAAATTCGCCCTCGATCTTCTAAGCCATCAGCCCCCCACCAACCGCCGCGCTATCTTACTTCTCTCTCAACCTCACGACGTCGGCAGCAAAACCACCGCCAAAGAGATCCTTCGCATCACCGGAGAGACCAACACCGCCATCTACACCCTGACCTTCTCCCCCACCAAGACCACCCTCAAGGACTCACTCAAAGAAAGCCCTCACGGCAACCCACCCGTTCAAGTTGGCAATGGATCCTACGTGGCCTACTTCGATCTCACCGAACCGATGCTGATGATCGTCGACGCCATGCGCAAAAACGTATCGGCAGAACTAGCCACCCTCTCAGGAGGAGAAGCAGCCCGCTACGACAACCAACACCAGCTCGACGACCAGCTCGAAATCCTAGCCAATCACCTGCGCAACCGATACATGCTCAGCTTCGCCCCCACGTCCGCGCAACCAGGCTTCCACGCCCTCCACGTCAGCCTACTCAGCCATTCGGATTTCACCGTCTCCGCCAGAACCAGCTACTGGCTAAACAATCCTTCCGATCGCTAG
- a CDS encoding cupin domain-containing protein, with product MLRGTLATGESVAAHESTQPVGATPVALHPIHHSELLIVREGEVMFDHDGTSEKAGPGDIIYVPLGTVHRVRNVGTVPAKYVVVAIGGDVKK from the coding sequence GTGCTCCGAGGAACACTCGCAACAGGAGAGTCGGTAGCGGCACACGAATCAACGCAGCCCGTGGGCGCGACCCCAGTAGCCCTTCATCCAATTCACCACTCCGAGCTACTCATAGTCCGCGAGGGAGAAGTAATGTTCGACCACGACGGCACATCGGAAAAAGCTGGCCCCGGAGACATCATCTACGTCCCCCTCGGCACAGTCCACCGAGTACGAAACGTGGGAACCGTACCAGCAAAATATGTAGTCGTAGCAATCGGCGGAGACGTGAAGAAGTAA
- the lpxD gene encoding UDP-3-O-(3-hydroxymyristoyl)glucosamine N-acyltransferase, whose amino-acid sequence MAKVSEIAGWVGAKAPAGEAEITRVSGIDGATANSLVFAMDQTMLVAALESKAGAILVSNKVELWELPADPRIVWVADPRYAFAVVAQRLAGKGFVAGVHPTAVLGEGVKIGQGTWVGPRVVLGGGVVIGNDCNVLAGVTIYPGTVIGDRVVVQAGAVLGATGFGYARSAETGEYVLFPQQGRLVVEDDVEIGANTTIDRGALGETRIGRGTKIDNLVHIGHNCLIGKNVVIAAQTGISGSSVVEDGAVLGGQVGIGEHATVGKGVILGGGAGVLSGKKMHGPGEVFWGRPARPLKEYLRDLARLKKR is encoded by the coding sequence ATGGCTAAGGTGAGCGAGATCGCAGGGTGGGTTGGGGCGAAGGCTCCGGCGGGTGAGGCGGAGATTACTCGGGTGTCGGGAATTGATGGGGCGACCGCGAATTCGCTGGTGTTTGCGATGGATCAGACGATGCTGGTTGCGGCGCTGGAGTCGAAGGCTGGGGCGATTTTGGTGAGCAATAAGGTGGAGCTTTGGGAGCTGCCGGCTGATCCACGGATTGTCTGGGTGGCTGATCCTCGGTATGCATTTGCGGTGGTGGCGCAGCGGCTTGCTGGTAAGGGGTTTGTGGCGGGGGTGCATCCTACGGCGGTGTTGGGGGAGGGTGTGAAGATTGGCCAGGGGACTTGGGTTGGACCTCGGGTGGTGTTGGGGGGTGGGGTGGTTATCGGTAATGATTGCAATGTCTTAGCTGGAGTGACGATCTATCCTGGTACGGTGATTGGGGATCGGGTTGTGGTGCAGGCTGGGGCTGTTTTGGGGGCTACGGGGTTTGGGTATGCGCGGAGTGCAGAGACGGGAGAGTATGTGTTGTTTCCGCAGCAGGGGCGGCTGGTGGTGGAGGACGATGTTGAGATTGGGGCTAATACGACGATCGATCGCGGGGCTCTGGGGGAGACGCGGATTGGGCGGGGGACGAAGATCGATAATCTGGTGCATATTGGGCATAACTGCCTGATAGGAAAGAATGTTGTGATTGCGGCACAGACGGGGATTTCGGGGTCGAGTGTGGTGGAGGATGGGGCTGTGCTGGGGGGGCAGGTTGGGATTGGGGAGCATGCTACGGTGGGGAAAGGCGTGATTCTGGGGGGTGGGGCTGGGGTTTTGAGTGGGAAGAAGATGCATGGGCCGGGGGAGGTTTTCTGGGGTCGGCCGGCGCGTCCTTTGAAGGAATATTTAAGGGACCTGGCTCGGCTGAAAAAACGCTGA
- a CDS encoding GGDEF domain-containing protein has translation MVTAVAGGVPGPFLWWTAHTVGAAGNALIVLWGDVENASTLPDWTEVMDARVLLLANVLLFALYAAVMLVNARIIGGTKGAMWFAGANLCSGAAMLATGSLWLHVGPPGLSYALTGLFSVTGLMMLHRSFADLLERGPMLKGVQYSLVAALTAGVVMVVLHPVETPLLEILLYLTLAMQFGVIAAVVFRFSGDDVGLAGWLTGVALSVYAVVQFMRALVLTHFGRPEYQALLQKTNILWLIACLVTSAATAFGYMFLATAKLRVELQWRAQVDELTGLLNRWALKRVAIREIERCRRTKGKLAVLMIDLDGMKEINDRAGHGCGDVVLQSVASVVQETVRGHDSVARMGGDEFCVLLPDAELAEAQVVAERLRAEVEELVIRYRGATLQVSASVGVASSDQCGLTWQSLLDHSDAALYEAKRGGKNQVMVAEPVMEMHRECIAELGVVLEERRRP, from the coding sequence ATGGTGACCGCGGTTGCTGGTGGAGTACCGGGTCCTTTTCTGTGGTGGACGGCGCATACGGTGGGGGCAGCCGGAAATGCATTGATCGTGTTGTGGGGTGACGTCGAGAACGCGTCTACGCTCCCGGACTGGACTGAGGTGATGGACGCTCGTGTTCTGCTGCTGGCGAACGTTTTGCTGTTCGCGCTGTACGCAGCCGTGATGCTGGTGAATGCGCGGATCATCGGCGGGACGAAGGGGGCGATGTGGTTTGCGGGGGCGAACCTGTGCAGTGGCGCTGCGATGCTGGCGACGGGAAGCTTGTGGCTGCATGTGGGGCCGCCGGGGTTGTCCTATGCCTTAACGGGATTGTTTTCGGTGACTGGACTGATGATGCTGCACCGGAGCTTCGCGGACCTGCTGGAGCGCGGGCCGATGCTGAAAGGGGTGCAATACAGTTTGGTGGCCGCACTCACGGCTGGGGTGGTGATGGTGGTACTGCATCCGGTGGAGACTCCGTTGCTGGAGATTCTGCTCTACCTGACGCTGGCGATGCAGTTTGGAGTGATTGCGGCGGTGGTCTTTCGGTTCTCGGGAGACGACGTTGGGCTGGCGGGATGGCTGACGGGAGTGGCGCTGTCGGTGTATGCGGTTGTGCAGTTTATGCGGGCGCTGGTGCTGACGCATTTTGGCCGGCCGGAGTATCAGGCGCTTTTGCAGAAGACGAATATTTTGTGGCTCATTGCCTGCCTGGTGACGAGCGCGGCGACTGCATTTGGGTACATGTTTCTTGCTACGGCGAAGCTTCGCGTGGAGTTGCAGTGGAGGGCACAGGTGGATGAGCTGACCGGTTTGCTGAACCGGTGGGCGCTGAAGCGGGTGGCGATACGGGAGATCGAGCGATGCCGGCGAACGAAGGGAAAGCTGGCGGTGCTGATGATCGATCTGGATGGGATGAAGGAGATTAATGACAGGGCCGGTCACGGGTGTGGCGATGTGGTGCTGCAGTCGGTGGCGAGTGTGGTGCAGGAGACGGTGCGGGGGCATGACTCGGTGGCGCGGATGGGCGGAGATGAGTTTTGCGTGCTGCTGCCAGATGCGGAGCTTGCTGAGGCGCAGGTGGTCGCGGAACGGCTGCGAGCGGAGGTAGAGGAGTTGGTGATTCGGTATCGGGGGGCGACGCTGCAGGTGAGCGCGAGCGTGGGGGTGGCTTCGTCGGATCAGTGCGGGCTGACGTGGCAGAGTCTGTTGGACCATTCGGATGCGGCGCTGTATGAGGCGAAACGAGGCGGGAAGAATCAGGTGATGGTGGCCGAGCCGGTGATGGAGATGCATCGAGAGTGCATCGCGGAGTTGGGGGTGGTTTTAGAGGAGAGGCGGAGGCCTTAG
- the xseB gene encoding exodeoxyribonuclease VII small subunit, with protein MASFEEQLTALEGVVERLERGELSLDESVRLFEEGVKLSEACKKELEAAEGRIQVLVERGRGLVAVDLAVEESDEEIDEGEA; from the coding sequence ATGGCTAGTTTTGAAGAGCAGTTGACGGCGCTGGAGGGTGTGGTGGAACGGCTGGAGCGGGGGGAGTTGTCGCTCGATGAGTCGGTGCGGCTGTTTGAGGAAGGGGTGAAGCTGTCGGAGGCTTGCAAGAAGGAACTGGAGGCTGCGGAGGGGAGGATTCAGGTGCTGGTGGAGCGGGGGCGAGGGTTGGTAGCGGTGGATTTGGCGGTGGAAGAGTCCGATGAAGAGATTGATGAGGGTGAGGCGTAG
- a CDS encoding bifunctional homocysteine S-methyltransferase/methylenetetrahydrofolate reductase, whose amino-acid sequence MAEVLTNEKVSPVGVARLFSGSTVLCDGAMGTMLYARGIFINRCYDELNLSQPEMVREVHSEYLQAGAEVIETNTFGANRFRLEHFGFGDKVREINVAGVKLARQCVEQIREKQASEAFVAGSIGPLGVRLEPLGKVGLDEAREAFAEQISAMVEGGPGVGVDLLVIETLTSLVEAEQAIRAARSVAPEVPVIVMMTVDEDGNCLDGASAETAATKLTAWGADAIGCNCSAGPATVLSVIERMRPLTMLPLAAMPNAGIPRAVEGRTIYLTSPEYMASFTRKLVKAGASFVGGCCGTTPSYIRAMKSSLRAMDAMETGAQVMEKTSADKTATAEVKNKVAPPPLAQRSKIGSMVARGEFVRLVEIVPPKGIDCSKELDGAAYLHRLGVDAINVPDSPRASARMSAQSLCVQIQQHVGIETVLHYTCRDRNVLSIQSDLLGASSIGLKNILCLTGDPPKLGNYPDATAVFDVDAIGLVNVVRNLNCGLDIGKNSIGGSTGFTIAVAANPGVPDIDQEVRRFAYKVEAGAEYAITQPVFDMRVLEEFLKRIEGFRIPVIAGIWPLTSLRNAEFMKNDLRVSMPESIMARMAAATSPDAAKAEGVKIAQEMLEEARPMVQGVQVSAPFGKFPAAAQVLGLV is encoded by the coding sequence ATGGCAGAGGTTCTAACGAACGAGAAGGTAAGTCCTGTGGGCGTTGCAAGGCTGTTTAGCGGTTCGACGGTGCTGTGCGATGGCGCGATGGGCACAATGCTGTATGCGCGGGGCATTTTCATCAATCGGTGCTATGACGAGTTGAACCTGTCGCAGCCGGAGATGGTGCGCGAGGTCCATTCGGAGTATCTGCAGGCCGGTGCGGAGGTGATTGAAACCAATACGTTTGGGGCGAATCGGTTTCGGCTGGAGCACTTTGGGTTTGGGGATAAGGTTCGAGAGATCAATGTTGCTGGTGTGAAGCTGGCGCGGCAATGTGTGGAACAGATCCGCGAGAAGCAGGCCAGCGAGGCCTTTGTGGCGGGGTCGATTGGGCCGTTGGGTGTGAGGCTGGAGCCGCTGGGCAAGGTGGGGCTGGATGAGGCTCGGGAGGCGTTTGCGGAGCAGATCAGCGCGATGGTTGAGGGTGGGCCAGGGGTTGGGGTGGATTTGCTTGTGATTGAAACGCTGACTTCGCTGGTGGAGGCGGAGCAGGCGATTCGTGCGGCTCGGAGTGTGGCTCCTGAGGTGCCGGTGATTGTGATGATGACCGTCGATGAGGACGGAAATTGTCTGGATGGTGCTTCGGCTGAGACGGCGGCGACGAAGCTGACGGCGTGGGGCGCGGATGCGATTGGTTGCAATTGCAGCGCGGGGCCGGCTACGGTGCTGAGCGTGATTGAGCGGATGCGGCCTTTGACGATGCTGCCGCTGGCGGCGATGCCGAATGCAGGGATTCCGCGGGCGGTGGAAGGGCGGACGATTTATTTGACTTCGCCGGAGTACATGGCGAGCTTTACGCGCAAGCTGGTGAAGGCGGGCGCGAGCTTTGTGGGTGGATGTTGCGGGACGACTCCGAGCTATATACGGGCGATGAAGAGTTCGCTGCGCGCGATGGATGCGATGGAGACGGGCGCTCAGGTGATGGAGAAGACGAGCGCGGACAAGACGGCTACGGCTGAGGTGAAGAACAAGGTTGCGCCTCCGCCGCTGGCGCAGCGATCGAAGATTGGATCGATGGTCGCGCGGGGCGAGTTTGTGCGACTGGTGGAGATTGTGCCGCCGAAGGGGATCGACTGCAGCAAGGAGCTGGATGGCGCGGCTTATCTGCACAGGCTGGGCGTGGACGCGATCAATGTGCCGGACTCGCCGCGTGCGAGTGCGAGGATGAGCGCGCAGAGTTTGTGTGTGCAGATTCAGCAGCATGTGGGGATCGAGACGGTGCTGCATTACACGTGCCGGGACAGGAATGTGTTGAGCATTCAGAGCGACCTGCTGGGGGCTTCTTCGATTGGGTTGAAGAATATTTTGTGCCTGACGGGTGATCCTCCGAAGCTGGGGAATTATCCGGATGCTACGGCGGTTTTCGATGTCGACGCGATTGGGCTGGTGAATGTGGTTCGGAATTTGAACTGCGGGCTGGATATCGGAAAGAACTCGATTGGCGGATCGACGGGTTTCACGATTGCCGTGGCTGCGAATCCTGGGGTGCCGGATATCGATCAGGAGGTTCGGCGGTTCGCGTATAAGGTCGAGGCGGGCGCGGAGTATGCGATTACGCAGCCGGTGTTCGATATGCGCGTGCTGGAGGAGTTTCTGAAGAGGATTGAAGGGTTCAGGATTCCGGTGATCGCGGGGATTTGGCCGCTGACGAGTTTGCGGAATGCGGAGTTTATGAAGAACGATCTGCGGGTGAGTATGCCGGAGTCGATTATGGCGAGGATGGCTGCGGCGACTTCGCCGGATGCTGCGAAGGCTGAGGGCGTGAAGATTGCGCAGGAGATGCTGGAAGAGGCGAGACCGATGGTGCAGGGAGTTCAGGTGAGTGCGCCGTTTGGGAAGTTTCCGGCTGCTGCTCAGGTGCTTGGGTTGGTTTAG
- the bshB1 gene encoding bacillithiol biosynthesis deacetylase BshB1, which translates to MLDILAIAAHRDDVEQTCGGTLLTMHARGWRTGILDLTQGESGTRGTAAERQAEANAAARILNVTHREALDLPDGNVQNTLENRLKIAAVLRRLRPRVVILPYWQGRHPDHYTTATLGYEACFVSGLSKIETPGGHAPHRPYKILYASLYADVRPTFVVDITPFVEQRLQSLLAYRSQYGQQSTGTGLFVPEEDIRERTFATARHYGLLAGVRYAEPFVQKEVSLAEDLMLLPVQSI; encoded by the coding sequence ATGCTCGACATTCTCGCCATAGCCGCCCACCGTGACGATGTCGAGCAAACTTGCGGAGGCACCCTCCTCACGATGCACGCCCGAGGCTGGCGCACCGGCATCCTCGACCTCACCCAAGGCGAGTCCGGCACCCGGGGCACCGCAGCCGAGCGCCAGGCCGAAGCCAACGCCGCCGCCCGCATCCTCAACGTCACACACCGCGAAGCCCTCGACCTCCCCGACGGCAACGTCCAGAACACCCTCGAGAACCGCCTCAAGATCGCCGCCGTCCTCCGCCGCCTTCGCCCCCGCGTCGTCATCCTCCCCTACTGGCAAGGTCGCCACCCCGACCACTACACCACCGCCACCCTCGGCTATGAAGCCTGCTTCGTCAGCGGCCTCTCCAAAATCGAAACCCCAGGCGGCCACGCACCTCACCGGCCCTACAAGATCCTCTACGCCTCCCTCTACGCCGATGTCCGGCCCACCTTCGTCGTCGACATCACCCCATTCGTCGAGCAGCGCCTCCAGTCCCTCCTGGCCTATCGCTCCCAGTACGGACAGCAGTCCACCGGCACCGGCCTCTTCGTCCCCGAAGAAGACATCCGCGAGCGCACCTTCGCCACCGCCCGCCACTACGGCCTACTCGCCGGAGTCCGCTACGCCGAACCCTTCGTTCAAAAAGAAGTATCCCTCGCCGAAGACCTAATGCTTCTCCCCGTCCAATCCATCTGA